From Camelus bactrianus isolate YW-2024 breed Bactrian camel chromosome 16, ASM4877302v1, whole genome shotgun sequence, the proteins below share one genomic window:
- the THRA gene encoding thyroid hormone receptor alpha isoform X1 — MTSLPKCVTKYHSCRRRLERGGRVRAGREQRRPRGGRAAGGGPGARRGAGGGSRRRRGGLQGAAASRPGAPSSSPSQSGAGEGGAKSGRRLCRRSRGAATLAPRPPALTRTHTRAQEAGGPGPTGPPWTPPARGAETPASLPSPVQRATPSARSPDGKRKRKNGQCSLKTSMSGYIPSYLDKDEQCVVCGDKATGYHYRCITCEGCKGFFRRTIQKNLHPTYSCKYDSCCVIDKITRNQCQLCRFKKCIAVGMAMDLVLDDSKRVAKRKLIEQNRERRRKEEMIRSLQQRPEPTPEEWDLIHVATEAHRSTNAQGSHWKQRRKFLPDDIGQSPIVSMPDGDKVDLEAFSEFTKIITPAITRVVDFAKKLPMFSELPCEDQIILLKGCCMEIMSLRAAVRYDPESDTLTLSGEMAVKREQLKNGGLGVVSDAIFELGKSLSAFNLDDTEVALLQAVLLMSTDRSGLLCVDKIEKSQEAYLLAFEHYVNHRKHNIPHFWPKLLMKVTDLRMIGACHASRFLHMKVECPTELFPPLFLEVFEDQEV, encoded by the exons atgacatcccTTCCAAAATGTGTCACCAAGTACCACTCCTGCCGGAGACGCCTGGAGCGGGGCGGGCGAGTGCGGGCGGGGCGGGAGCAGAGGCGGCCGAGGGGCGGCCGGGCGGCTGGCGGGGGTCCCGGGGCGCGgcgtggggcggggggcgggagccggcggCGACGAGGCGGCCTGCAGGGAGCAGCCGCGAGCCGGCCGGGCGCGCCGAGCTCGAGCCCCAGCCAgagcggggcgggggagggaggagccAAGAGCGGCCGCCGCCTCTGCCGGAGGAGCCGCGGGGCCGCCACActcgccccccgcccccccgcgcTCACTCGCACTCACACCCGGGCGCAGGAGGCGGGCGGCCCGGGCCCCACCGGCCCCCCATGGACGCCCCCGGCACGGGGCGCTGAGACCCCCGCGTCGCTGCCCAGCCCGGTCCAGCGCGCCACGCCGAG TGCCAGGTCGCCAGATGGAAAGCGAAAAAGAAAGAACGGCCAATGTTCCCTGAAAACCAGCATGTCAG ggtATATCCCTAGTTACCTGGACAAAGACGAGCAGTGTGTCGTGTGTGGGGACAAGGCAACCGGTTATCACTACCGCTGCATCACTTGTGAGGGCTGCAAG GGCTTCTTCCGCCGCACAATCCAGAAGAACCTCCATCCCACTTACTCGTGCAAGTATGACAGCTGCTGTGTCATTGATAAGATCACCCGTAATCAGTGCCAGCTGTGCCGCTTCAAGAAGTGCATCGCTGTGGGCATGGCCATGGACC TGGTTCTAGATGACTCGAAGCGGGTGGCCAAGCGCAAGCTGATTGAGCAGAACCGGGAGCGGCGACGGAAGGAGGAGATGATCCGATCACTGCAGCAGCGACCAGAGCCCACTCCGGAAGAGTGGGACCTGATCCATGTTGCCACGGAGGCCCACCGCAGCACAAATGCCCAGGGCAGCCATTGGAAGCAGAGGCGGAAATTCCTG cCGGATGACATTGGCCAGTCACCCATCGTCTCCATGCCGGATGGAGACAAGGTGGACCTAGAGGCCTTCAGCGAGTTTACCAAGATCATCACCCCGGCCATCACCCGCGTGGTGGACTTTGCCAAAAAACTGCCCATGTTCTCCGAG CTGCCTTGCGAAGACCAGATCATCCTCCTGAAGGGGTGCTGCATGGAGATCATGTCCCTGCGGGCGGCTGTCCGCTATGACCCTGAGAGCGACACCCTGACACTGAGTGGGGAGATGGCCGTCAAGCGGGAGCAGCTCAAGAATGGCGGCCTGGGCGTAGTCTCCGACGCCATCTTTGAACTGGGCAAGTCACTCTCTGCCTTTAACCTGGATGACACGGAAGTGGCTCTGCTGCAGGCTGTGCTGCTAATGTCAACAG accGCTCGGGCCTGCTGTGTGTGGACAAGATCGAGAAGAGTCAGGAGGCGTACCTGCTGGCGTTCGAGCACTACGTCAACCACCGCAAACACAACATTCCGCACTTCTGGCCCAAGCTGCTGATGAAGGTGACTGACCTCCGCATGATCGGGGCCTGCCACGCCAGCCGCTTCCTCCACATGAAAGTCGAGTGCCCCACCGAACTCTTCCCCCCACTCTTCCTCGAGGTCTTTGAGGATCAGGAAGTCTAA
- the THRA gene encoding thyroid hormone receptor alpha isoform X2, with the protein MEQKPSKVECGSDPEENSARSPDGKRKRKNGQCSLKTSMSGYIPSYLDKDEQCVVCGDKATGYHYRCITCEGCKGFFRRTIQKNLHPTYSCKYDSCCVIDKITRNQCQLCRFKKCIAVGMAMDLVLDDSKRVAKRKLIEQNRERRRKEEMIRSLQQRPEPTPEEWDLIHVATEAHRSTNAQGSHWKQRRKFLPDDIGQSPIVSMPDGDKVDLEAFSEFTKIITPAITRVVDFAKKLPMFSELPCEDQIILLKGCCMEIMSLRAAVRYDPESDTLTLSGEMAVKREQLKNGGLGVVSDAIFELGKSLSAFNLDDTEVALLQAVLLMSTDRSGLLCVDKIEKSQEAYLLAFEHYVNHRKHNIPHFWPKLLMKVTDLRMIGACHASRFLHMKVECPTELFPPLFLEVFEDQEV; encoded by the exons ATGGAACAGAAGCCAAGCAAGGTGGAGTGTGGGTCAGACCCAGAGGAGAACAG TGCCAGGTCGCCAGATGGAAAGCGAAAAAGAAAGAACGGCCAATGTTCCCTGAAAACCAGCATGTCAG ggtATATCCCTAGTTACCTGGACAAAGACGAGCAGTGTGTCGTGTGTGGGGACAAGGCAACCGGTTATCACTACCGCTGCATCACTTGTGAGGGCTGCAAG GGCTTCTTCCGCCGCACAATCCAGAAGAACCTCCATCCCACTTACTCGTGCAAGTATGACAGCTGCTGTGTCATTGATAAGATCACCCGTAATCAGTGCCAGCTGTGCCGCTTCAAGAAGTGCATCGCTGTGGGCATGGCCATGGACC TGGTTCTAGATGACTCGAAGCGGGTGGCCAAGCGCAAGCTGATTGAGCAGAACCGGGAGCGGCGACGGAAGGAGGAGATGATCCGATCACTGCAGCAGCGACCAGAGCCCACTCCGGAAGAGTGGGACCTGATCCATGTTGCCACGGAGGCCCACCGCAGCACAAATGCCCAGGGCAGCCATTGGAAGCAGAGGCGGAAATTCCTG cCGGATGACATTGGCCAGTCACCCATCGTCTCCATGCCGGATGGAGACAAGGTGGACCTAGAGGCCTTCAGCGAGTTTACCAAGATCATCACCCCGGCCATCACCCGCGTGGTGGACTTTGCCAAAAAACTGCCCATGTTCTCCGAG CTGCCTTGCGAAGACCAGATCATCCTCCTGAAGGGGTGCTGCATGGAGATCATGTCCCTGCGGGCGGCTGTCCGCTATGACCCTGAGAGCGACACCCTGACACTGAGTGGGGAGATGGCCGTCAAGCGGGAGCAGCTCAAGAATGGCGGCCTGGGCGTAGTCTCCGACGCCATCTTTGAACTGGGCAAGTCACTCTCTGCCTTTAACCTGGATGACACGGAAGTGGCTCTGCTGCAGGCTGTGCTGCTAATGTCAACAG accGCTCGGGCCTGCTGTGTGTGGACAAGATCGAGAAGAGTCAGGAGGCGTACCTGCTGGCGTTCGAGCACTACGTCAACCACCGCAAACACAACATTCCGCACTTCTGGCCCAAGCTGCTGATGAAGGTGACTGACCTCCGCATGATCGGGGCCTGCCACGCCAGCCGCTTCCTCCACATGAAAGTCGAGTGCCCCACCGAACTCTTCCCCCCACTCTTCCTCGAGGTCTTTGAGGATCAGGAAGTCTAA